Genomic DNA from uncultured Desulfuromusa sp.:
GGCTGTCGATTGTACTCTGGTCAGTTCGAAAATCAACCATACCCGCTATGGGGCTTTGCGGGTCAAAGATGCGATTGTTGATCAGTTTCGCTCTCGTTGTGGTGAACGTCCTTCCGTTTCGGTGGAACGCCCAGATGTGCGACTTAATTTGCATGTCTATAAAGATCAGGCAACTCTAAGCCTTGATCTCTCCGGGGATAGTTTACATCGGCGTGGTTACCGGATTGACGGCGTCCATGCGCCGCTGAAAGAGAATCTGGCTGCGGCGATCCTGATTCGTGCAGGGTGGCCGGATATCTGTGCTGCTGGTGGCGGATTGGTTGACCCCTTATGTGGTTCGGGGACGCTCCCTCTTGAAGCAGGACTGATAGCAACTGCTACCGCTCCGGGGCTGTTGCGAACCTACTTTGGTTTTTTCGGCTGGAAGCAACACGATGTCGCTCTCTGGGATACTTTAGTTGCGGCCGCGCGGCAACAACAGGCGCTTGGACTGGAAAAAAGGTTGGCCCCCATTGTTGGTTACGATAGTGATAATAGGGCGATCAAGGCTGCCTGGCAGCATGCTCAGAATGCAGGATTGGATAAAGTCATCCACTTTGAGAGAAGAACGTTGCGAGAATTTACGGCGCCGACTGGAATCTCCACGGGTTTGCTGGTTGCGAACCCTCCCTATGGCGAACGCCTTGGCGTCGCCAGTGAATTGCCGGAATTTTATAATCTTCTCGGTGAAAAAATGGCAGGACAATGCCCCGGATGGAAAGCGGCAGTGATAACTTCAAGTCCACAGCTCGGTCGCAGTATCGGGTTGCGGGCAGGGAAAATCAATGTTCTTTATAATGGTGCGTTGAAATGTCAGCTGTTACAGTTTCAGCTGGGTGATGACAATCATTGGCAATCTCTGGAGGAGGGGGCCGGAAAGGCGGTCAAGAAAACCCTTTCGCCTGGAGCTGAAATGTTTGCCAATCGATTGCGTAAAAACCTTAAGAAACTGAAAAAATGGGCGAATCGTGAAGGATTGGATTGTTATCGGCTTTACGATGCTGACCTTCCTGAATATGCCGTTGCTGTCGATCTTTATGGTGACGAAGTCCATTTGCAGGAGTACCGGGCCCCTAAAGACATTGATGAGGCCAAGACCGCAGAGCGTTTGCGTGACGTTCAGGATGCAGTTCCTCTGGTTCTGGATCTGCCCCCGGATAAGATTCACTTGAAAGTGCGGCAGCAGCAGAAAGGGAATTGGCAATACGAAAAGCAGGCGCGCCGGGGGGTGTTGAAAGAGGTTCAGGAGGGGAATTGCACGTTTCTGGTGAATTTGACCGATTATCTCGATACCGGTTTATTTCTTGATCATCGTTTAACTCGACAGCTGATCCAGAAAATGGCGGGTGGTTGTCGTTTTCTCAACCTTTTTGCCTATACCGGTGCTGCGACGGTTCATGCCCTTATGGGTGGGGCCATCACAACGACCACTGTAGATATGTCCAAGACATACCTGGCCTGGGCGGAAAAAAATATAGCGTTGAATCATTTTGATCCTGCTGATGAAGAGATCATTCAGGCGGATTGTCTCTCCTGGCTTGAGACGGCAAAGGGGCCGTATGACCTGATCTTTCTTGATCCCCCGACATTTTCCAATTCCAAGGGGATGGATACCACCTTTGACGTGCAACGGGATCACCCTGACATGTTACAAAAGACAGCTCGTCTGTTGGCCCCGGATGGAGCTATCATTTTCTCTAATAATTTGCGTAAGTTCAGCATGGATCGAGATGCCTTGTCTGGTCTGGATATTGAGGATATCAGTGCAAAGACGATCCCTGCTGATTTTGAACGCAACCCGAGGATTCATAATTGCTGGTTGATCAAGCGACAGTGAATGGAAATCCTGGGGATGATTCTCCATTCGACGTCTTCGTTCCGGTGGGGAACGGTTGGGCAGGATCAACATGATAAACTTGAAACCGAATGCTGTTCAG
This window encodes:
- the rlmKL gene encoding bifunctional 23S rRNA (guanine(2069)-N(7))-methyltransferase RlmK/23S rRNA (guanine(2445)-N(2))-methyltransferase RlmL, whose amino-acid sequence is MPIQQYFATAALGLEPLLVTELENLGAVEVKQERAGVRFSGDLEMAYKACLWSRLASRILLPLARFEALDPDQLYNEVLKIDWSEHLSETNTLAVDCTLVSSKINHTRYGALRVKDAIVDQFRSRCGERPSVSVERPDVRLNLHVYKDQATLSLDLSGDSLHRRGYRIDGVHAPLKENLAAAILIRAGWPDICAAGGGLVDPLCGSGTLPLEAGLIATATAPGLLRTYFGFFGWKQHDVALWDTLVAAARQQQALGLEKRLAPIVGYDSDNRAIKAAWQHAQNAGLDKVIHFERRTLREFTAPTGISTGLLVANPPYGERLGVASELPEFYNLLGEKMAGQCPGWKAAVITSSPQLGRSIGLRAGKINVLYNGALKCQLLQFQLGDDNHWQSLEEGAGKAVKKTLSPGAEMFANRLRKNLKKLKKWANREGLDCYRLYDADLPEYAVAVDLYGDEVHLQEYRAPKDIDEAKTAERLRDVQDAVPLVLDLPPDKIHLKVRQQQKGNWQYEKQARRGVLKEVQEGNCTFLVNLTDYLDTGLFLDHRLTRQLIQKMAGGCRFLNLFAYTGAATVHALMGGAITTTTVDMSKTYLAWAEKNIALNHFDPADEEIIQADCLSWLETAKGPYDLIFLDPPTFSNSKGMDTTFDVQRDHPDMLQKTARLLAPDGAIIFSNNLRKFSMDRDALSGLDIEDISAKTIPADFERNPRIHNCWLIKRQ